Proteins encoded together in one Ipomoea triloba cultivar NCNSP0323 chromosome 4, ASM357664v1 window:
- the LOC116017025 gene encoding uncharacterized protein LOC116017025 yields the protein MATQQKGEDDQQAIHVEMQGTGSSSSSWVGRIQEQYGKIKENAETYPYVWGSYIVVYGGFGLWFAYRWRKLRKTEDRVRGLQEQLRKLVESQEPGSSSGGATSGTRPPHDKPTD from the coding sequence ATGGCTACTCAGCAAAAAGGAGAAGATGATCAACAAGCAATACATGTAGAGATGCAAGGGACAGGCTCATCTAGTAGTAGCTGGGTGGGAAGGATCCAAGAACAGTATGGCAAGATCAAAGAGAATGCAGAAACTTACCCTTATGTGTGGGGTTCGTATATCGTTGTGTACGGAGGATTTGGCCTCTGGTTTGCCTACAGATGGAGGAAGCTCCGCAAAACTGAAGATAGAGTCCGAGGTCTTCAAGAGCAGCTCCGCAAGCTCGTTGAATCTCAAGAGCCTGGAAGCTCATCTGGTGGTGCCACTAGCGGGACACGGCCGCCACATGATAAACCCACTGATTAG
- the LOC116017539 gene encoding SKP1-like protein 1A — protein sequence MMSSTKMIILRSSDGEIFKVEEAVAIEMQMIKYMIDDECANTTIPIANVTGKILNKVIEYCKLHAETAKTSQDDLKDFDANFIKVDHQTLSDLIIAANFLNVKSLLDLTCQAVANLIEKMTVEEVRKFFNIQNDFTPEEEEEIRKANAWAFE from the coding sequence ATGATGTCTTCTACCAAGATGATCATACTGAGGAGTTCTGACGGAGAGATATTCAAGGTGGAAGAGGCGGTGGCTATTGAGATGCAAATGATCAAGTACATGATTGACGATGAATGCGCAAACACTACCATTCCTATTGCCAACGTGACTGGCAAGATCTTGAATAAGGTTATAGAGTATTGCAAATTGCATGCCGAAACTGCAAAGACTAGCCAGGATGATCTTAAGGACTTTGATGCTAATTTCATCAAAGTTGACCATCAAACACTATCGGATCTCATAATAGCTGCTAATTTCCTTAATGTTAAGAGCTTACTTGATCTTACCTGCCAAGCTGTTGCAAATCTGATCGAGAAGATGACAGTGGAGGAGGTTCGCAAATTTTTTAACATTCAAAATGACTTCACAcctgaggaagaagaagaaatccgTAAGGCGAATGCTTGGGCATTTgaataa
- the LOC116015160 gene encoding E3 ubiquitin-protein ligase Topors, producing MAPSRERSTQCRVYKCKSIRHSDLAQIADAITQNPCPICLCEIKPSRAALLPLCKHAFCADCIHKWSDYKRTCPLCKAEFGSWLFIIDLSSQTLEKEKFKSPVDDRPHTVGFPARRRSHLEELRLIRRTRAELTTQYSRTGVIPRRRSFGQLEAANPGVIRERTLQWRASIYERKLQAVPFSSKNRLIEQMEHNNSAKAMVVQRIEPWIKRELEAILDDPNPSVIVHVVTSLFVSGNERSHQASSGEPGARNDFLAPLRPFLHEKSEMFWHELRCFAESPLSLETYDTVAEYISLNQT from the exons ATGGCTCCTTCACGAGAAAGAAGTACTCAATGCCGAGTGTACAAGTGTAAGTCCATAAGACACTCAGATTTGGCTCAAATCGCTGATGCCATAACTCAAAATCCTTGTCCAATATGTCTTTGTGAAATCAAGCCAAGCCGAGCTGCACTGCTTCCATTGTGCAAACATGCCTTCTGTGCTGACTGCATCCACAAGTGGAGTGATTACAAGCGTACTTGTCCACTTTGCAAAGCGGAATTTGGCTCTTGGCTTTTCATAATTGATCTCTCTTCTCAAACCCTTGAGAAGGAGAAATTTAAAAGTCCAGTGGATGATAGACCTCACACAGTAGGTTTTCCAGCGCGGCGAAGAAGCCATTTGGAAGAACTGAG GTTAATTAGAAGAACAAGGGCAGAACTAACTACCCAATACTCGAGAACGGGGGTAATCCCGAGGAGGAGGTCATTTGGCCAATTGGAAGCTGCAAACCCTGGTGTCATTAGGGAGAGAACACTGCAATGGCGGGCCAG CATAtatgaaaggaaattgcaggcTGTTCCTTTCTCATCCAAAAATCGTCTTATAGAg CAAATGGAACACAACAACAGTGCCAAAGCAATGGTAGTGCAAAGAATAGAACCTTGGATAAAAAGGGAGTTGGAGGCTATTCTTGATGACCCCAATCCATCTGTTATTGTCCATGTTGTCACCTCACTTTTTGTCTCGGGAAATGAAAGAAGCCACCAAGCTAGTTCTGGAGAACCAGGTGCAAGGAATGACTTTCTTGCTCCTCTGCGGCctttcttgcatgaaaaatcaGAAATGTTTTGGCATGAGCTTAG ATGTTTTGCTGAGAGCCCTCTCTCCCTCGAGACATATGATACTGTGGCGGAATATATATCATTGAACCAAACTTAG